In Carya illinoinensis cultivar Pawnee chromosome 9, C.illinoinensisPawnee_v1, whole genome shotgun sequence, the following are encoded in one genomic region:
- the LOC122276628 gene encoding berberine bridge enzyme-like 15: MASPSLTSLFSAVLLLLSASLAASALIQESFVECLILHSQISIPVATTFFSPSNTSFKTVLESSAQNLRYLVPSVPKPEFIFMPVHESHVQGAVICSKQLEIHLRVRSGGHDYEGLSYVSEIESPFIIVDLARLRSINVDIKDNSAWIQAGATIGEVYYRIYEKSNVHGFPAGLCTSLGVGGHITGGAYGPMMRKYGLGADNVVDARIVNANGEILDRKAMGEDHFWAIRGGGGASFGIILWWKIKLVPVPSTMTVFTVTKTLEQGGTKILYKWQQVAENIDENLYIRVIIQPVAAGAKGGKTITTSYNAMFLGGAERLLQVMRESFPELGLTKKDCVETSWIKSVLYIAGYPSGTPPEVLLQGKSTFKNYFKAKSDFVREPIPETALEGLWKRLMEEDGALTIWNPYGGMMSKISESEIPFPHRNGTLFKIQWLSNWKDGIKEEEKPHVDWIRQLYNYMAPYVSKLPRTAYVNYRDLDLGMNKGKDTSFMEAAAWGKSYFKDNFFRLVRVKTKVDPDNFFRHEQSIPPLRLSKDSAKG, translated from the coding sequence ATGGCGTCCCCAAGCCTTACTTCCTTGTTTTCAGCAGTTTTATTACTGCTGTCTGCTTCATTGGCAGCTTCAGCTTTGATTCAAGAAAGTTTCGTCGAGTGTCTCATTCTCCATTCTCAGATTTCCATTCCAGTGGCTACTACTTTTTTCAGCCCAAGTAATACTTCCTTTAAGACTGTCCTCGAATCCTCTGCACAAAACCTCAGGTATTTAGTCCCTTCAGTGCCAAAGCCTGAGTTCATCTTCATGCCGGTGCATGAATCCCATGTCCAAGGAGCTGTAATCTGTTCTAAGCAGCTTGAAATACATCTCAGAGTCCGTAGTGGAGGCCATGACTACGAGGGTCTCTCTTACGTATCCGAAATTGAATCACCTTTCATCATTGTCGACCTGGCCAGGCTTAGGTCTATCAACGTTGATATCAAAGATAACAGTGCATGGATTCAGGCTGGTGCCACTATTGGGGAAGTTTACTACAGAATTTACGAGAAAAGCAACGTCCATGGCTTCCCCGCCGGTCTTTGCACCAGCTTAGGCGTTGGTGGGCACATTACTGGAGGTGCATATGGTCCCATGATGAGAAAATATGGCCTTGGCGCTGACAATGTTGTTGATGCACGAATTGTTAATGCTAATGGCGAAATTCTCGACCGGAAAGCCATGGGAGAAGATCATTTCTGGGCTATTAGAGGTGGGGGAGGAGCAAGCTTTGGAATCATTCTTTGGTGGAAGATAAAGCTGGTTCCTGTTCCCTCAACCATGACAGTTTTCACTGTCACCAAGACCTTAGAACAGGGAGGAACAAAGATCCTCTACAAATGGCAACAGGTTGCAGAAAATATTGATGAGAATCTCTACATCAGGGTCATAATTCAACCGGTAGCTGCTGGAGCTAAAGGTGGAAAGACGATAACAACTTCGTACAATGCTATGTTTCTTGGTGGTGCTGAGAGGCTTCTCCAAGTTATGCGAGAAAGCTTCCCGGAATTGGGTTTGACAAAAAAAGATTGCGTCGAAACAAGCTGGATTAAATCAGTGCTTTATATTGCTGGTTACCCAAGTGGGACACCCCCAGAAGTTCTGCTCCAAGGGAAGTCCACGTTCAAGAACTATTTCAAAGCCAAATCAGACTTTGTCAGAGAACCCATACCAGAGACAGCACTTGAGGGACTCTGGAAAAGATTAATGGAAGAGGATGGGGCTCTGACTATCTGGAATCCATACGGAGGAATGATGAGCAAGATTTCAGAGTCTGAAATTCCTTTTCCTCACAGGAATGGAACTTTGTTCAAAATCCAGTGGCTATCGAATTGGAAAGATGGGAttaaggaggaggagaagcCTCATGTAGACTGGATTAGACAGCTTTACAATTACATGGCTCCTTATGTTTCAAAGCTGCCAAGGACTGCATATGTGAATTACAGGGATCTTGATCTAGGGATGAACAAGGGCAAAGACACCAGCTTCATGGAGGCAGCTGCATGGGGTAAGAGCTATTTCAAGGACAACTTCTTCAGATTAGTGAGAGTTAAGACCAAGGTTGATCCAGACAACTTCTTCAGGCATGAACAGAGCATTCCACCACTTCGACTTTCTAAAGATTCCGCAAAAGGCTAG